The genomic window CTGTAGTGCTTAACAAACTAGTGGTATGGGCAAGAATCTTGAAGCTGCCTAATAACTAACTAATTCCTGCAGCAATCAAGGGGGGGTGCAGGAAGATGGGGAAGATCTTAGAGATTCAAACTACCCTACTGGCGGGTTTTGCAGGCGAATTTGTTCGAGTTAGAGTGGAACTTGATGTCACAAAAAAGCTAATTCTGTTTGTTGGGATCACAAAGCAGGAAGTCACAGACTACTACCAAGTTCAATATGAGAAGCTACCTATTTTATGTGGGCAGTGCGGTCTGATGGGACATTGGTACCAAGAGTGTGGTACGGGGGAACATGATGTTCCCAAGCTTGAATGGGGAGATTTCCTGCTAGCAGATGGGGGTAGAGGCCGTGGTGCTGGACGAAATACGGGAAGAGGACGAGGTGATGCTGGAAGAAACGGAGAAGGTTTTGGTAGGGGCCGTGGCAGGGGTGATCCCATCCCTACCTCTGGTGGTATGAACATGAACATGACGACAAGCTGGCGTCATAATGCTCTCTATAATAATGGTGGGTCCCAAACCTTGGCTACAGAAGGTAACACTTTTGTGAGGACCGAGACTGATCATGTAATTGCAGGAACGACCATGGAGTCGGATTCCATGAATCTGCTGGGTAAGTGCTCGGCACCTGATTCTCTGGCAGAAAAATTGGGGCCGAGCTCGTCCCTTGCACTGATCCCGGTGGGAGGGCAGGCCGTACCAAAGGCGTCAGTGGTGACCAATCTAGTGGATCGCATTGAAAGAGATAATTCGGGGGAGGATAAGCAAGAGAATGCAAACACACCCCAGAAAAGTCTCAATAGGAAGAAACTGAGAACTGTGGATGGTGGTGCAGTTGACAATTCTGATGGTTCTACAACTCATGAGATATCGGCGTCCTCCAGCGAGGAGGATGTCCGGATGCAATGAAAATCATAGCATGGAACTGCCGGGGCCTTGGGAATGCCCCGACAGTTCGAGCTTTGCTGGATGTCCAGCAAAGATATCTCCCCGATGTGATGTTCTTGTCGGAGAATCACCTCGATCGCTATCCGGCTGAGGGTTTACGTAGAAGATTGAAGATGGATCAAAAGTTTGTTTGCACAAGTGATGGAAGGAAAGGAGGGTTGATGCTTCTCTGGAATAATAATGTAAAAGTCCATAAACTGGCTCTTGATGCGATGTTTATTGATGTAAGGATAGAGGAAAGCAACAACGTGTCCTGGCGCCTGACAGGAATGTATGGAGAGTTTAAGTGGGCAAATAAACACCTGACATGGAGCCGAATGAGACAGCTATATCAGAACAATAACCTACCCTGGCTTATGATTGGTGATATCAATGAGATTCAGTTTACCCATGAAAAGGAGGGAGGCAATCCTCGTCCTACACAATATATGCAAGCTTTCCAGGAAGCCATTGAGGATTGTGAGCTTCATGATCTAGGATTCCTTGGTGATAAGTTTACTTGGCGAAGAGGAAGAATACGTGAAAGACTAGATATAGGTCTTATAAGTGATACTTGGGCAGCCCTTTTCCCACATGCGGCATTGGAGAATCTAGAATACAATCACTCTGATCACAGGCTGCTCCTGGTTAACACAGACTACTATGATGGGTTGGGGAATAGTAGTGGCAGTGCGTGTCCAAGGAGATTTGAAGCGAGATGGTTTCGTGAAAAAGATTTCTGTAATCTGGTCACAGAAGCTTGGGCAGAAGCGGGCGAAACAACTGGCGTGTCAGTTATAGCTGCAAAGTTAAAGTTGATGCATGCTAAATTCCATGATTGGGATCAGTGTGTGTTAAAGAAGCCAAAGAAAAGATTACGCCAAGCCCAAAGGGAATTGGAGGAGGCGATGCCTGGTCCGATGGACGATGAATCTGACACAAAAAGGAAGGAGCTAGCTGAGTAGTGGAATACCTACTGGAAATTGAGGAGATACAGACAATGCAGCGCTCAAGGGCAACATGTCTCACTTATGGTGACCGAAATACAATTTTTTTTCCAAGCTTTTGCTTTTGCTAGGAGGAAAAGAAACTATGTCAAGAAACTGAAAGACGATGGAGGGAGCTTTATCGAGGGTAATCTTCCCACCAATTATTGATATTTTTCTTTATCCACCGAGACACTAGATTGAGCACTCACTATGGTTTTGGTCAACTGGGGTTGAAGCAGCTCAACCCAACATGCAAACATCATAGAGGAGGTCCAAGGTATAATTTCTTTGAAAGTTAGCTATTCCTTCTCGAGACCTGGCCACTTCCATACAAGGAAATACTTCAGTCGACCAAGATCTTTAAATTTGAAGGCCTTACTCACACACCCCTTTAACCTTGTTATCTCTACGTCATCGTCAATGGTGATAATGGTCTCATCAACGTAAAATGCAATGGTGGCCACTTTTCTTTTTAGAGTGTATAAAACAATGTATGACCACCATTGCATTGTCCATACCCCATGTCACATATCGCCCGTCTAAACTTGTCAAACCAATCTCTTCGAGTCCGCTTTCGTCCGTAAAGGGCTTTCTTCAGCTTGCGTACCTTTCCAACAGTCTTAGAAGTCGAGAACCTAGGTGGAATATCCATGTATACCTCCCCCTGCAAGTCCCTATGCAGGAAGACATTCTTCACATCGAGCTCATGTAAAGGCCACCTGGAATTTGCTATGCAGGAGATCAAAATCTTCACGACGCTACTAGAGCAAAGGTCTCAATGTAGTCAATGCCATATTTCTGCTTGTAGCCCCTCTCCACAATTCTTGCTTTGTACCTTTCAATCTTTCATTTTGCATTCTGCTTCATAGTGTTATACCCTGTTGCAGTTGACTGACTTCTTTCCTGTTGGAAGGGTTGTTAGAGCCTGTTTGAGACTGCTCTACTCCTTAAAAT from Triticum aestivum cultivar Chinese Spring chromosome 3B, IWGSC CS RefSeq v2.1, whole genome shotgun sequence includes these protein-coding regions:
- the LOC123072724 gene encoding uncharacterized protein → MKIIAWNCRGLGNAPTVRALLDVQQRYLPDVMFLSENHLDRYPAEGLRRRLKMDQKFVCTSDGRKGGLMLLWNNNVKVHKLALDAMFIDVRIEESNNVSWRLTGMYGEFKWANKHLTWSRMRQLYQNNNLPWLMIGDINEIQFTHEKEGGNPRPTQYMQAFQEAIEDCELHDLGFLGDKFTWRRGRIRERLDIGLISDTWAALFPHAALENLEYNHSDHRLLLVNTDYYDGLGNSSGSACPRRFEARWFREKDFCNLVTEAWAEAGETTGVSVIAAKLKLMHAKFHDWDQCVLKKPKKRLRQAQRELEEAMPGPMDDESDTKRKELAE